A region of the Methylobacterium nodulans ORS 2060 genome:
GCCGCTCCTTGCGATCCCTCGAGGGCGGCTTGGAGGAGGTGCGCGAGGTCTGCTCGGGGCGCTGTAGCCGCAGCACCAGCTCGATCAGCTCCTCCTTGCTCAAGCGCTCAAGCTCGCTGCGGCCCATCCCGCGAGGGAAACAGCGAAACCCGCCCCGCGCAAGGGGCGTGGGTAATTACGCCACGATCGTCTCCTAGCAGCCTCGGTTGTGCAAATCCGTGAGATGGATGGTTCGAAGCAGGAAGAGGGTATAGTGCATGCAGGTGGTGGATCAGGCCATCCCGGAGGTGAAGCTCGTCATCCCGAAGCGGTTCGGCGACGAGCGCGGCTGGTTCTCCGAGACCTTCCGGGCCGACATCCTGGCCCAGGCCGGCATCACCGCTCCGTTCATCCAGGACAACCAGTCCTTCTCCGCCCATCCGGGCACCGTGCGCGGCATCCACTTCCAGACCCATCCGCACGCCCAGGCCAAGCTGGTGCGCGTGCTCGCCGGCGCCATCCTCGACGTCGCCGTGGATCTCCGCCGCGCCTCCCCCAGCTATGGCCGCCACGTCGCCGTGCGCCTCGATGCCGAGGCCGGCCACCAGCTCTACATTCCCATCGGCTTCGGCCATGCCTTCTGCACGCTGGAGCCGAACACCATGGTCGCCTACAAGGTCGCCGGCGGCTATTACAGCCGCGAGCATGACGGCAACCTGCTCTGGAACGATCCCGCCCTCGGCATCGACTGGCCCGTCTCCGCCGAGGCGGCGGTCCTGTCCGACAAGGACCGGGCGGCGCCGCGCCTGTCCGACCTGCCGGCCCTGTTCTGACGCCTCACCGGAGATCCTCTCGTCATGCGCATCCTCGTCACGGGCGGCTGCGGCTTCATCGGCTCGGCCCTGGTCCTGCATCTGGTCCAGGAGCGCGGCCATGACGTCCTCACCCTCGACGCGCTCACCTATGCGGCCAACCCCCTCTCGCTGCAGCCGCTGCGGGACGACCCGCGCCACCGCTTCGCCGAGGCCGACATCTGCGACTCTGAGCGGGTGAATGCCCTGTTCGAGGAGTTCCAACCGCAGGCGGTGATGCATCTGGCGGCCGAGAGCCATGTCGACCGCTCGATCACCGGGCCGGCTGCCTTCATCCGCACCAACGTGGTCGGCACCCAGGTGATGCTGGAAGCCGCCCGCGCCCACTCCACCCGCCTGTCGGACGGGGCGAAGCAGGCCTTCCGCTTCCTGCACATCTCCACCGACGAGGTCTACGGCTCGCTGCCGCCGGGCGGCTTCTTCACCGAGGAGAGCCGCTACGATCCGCGCTCGCCCTACTCGGCCTCGAAGGCCGCCTCCGACCACCTGGCGCGGGCCTGGCACGAGACCTACGGCCTGCCGGTGCTGGTCACCAACTGCTCGAACAATTACGGGCCGCGCC
Encoded here:
- the rfbC gene encoding dTDP-4-dehydrorhamnose 3,5-epimerase yields the protein MQVVDQAIPEVKLVIPKRFGDERGWFSETFRADILAQAGITAPFIQDNQSFSAHPGTVRGIHFQTHPHAQAKLVRVLAGAILDVAVDLRRASPSYGRHVAVRLDAEAGHQLYIPIGFGHAFCTLEPNTMVAYKVAGGYYSREHDGNLLWNDPALGIDWPVSAEAAVLSDKDRAAPRLSDLPALF
- the rfbB gene encoding dTDP-glucose 4,6-dehydratase, which produces MRILVTGGCGFIGSALVLHLVQERGHDVLTLDALTYAANPLSLQPLRDDPRHRFAEADICDSERVNALFEEFQPQAVMHLAAESHVDRSITGPAAFIRTNVVGTQVMLEAARAHSTRLSDGAKQAFRFLHISTDEVYGSLPPGGFFTEESRYDPRSPYSASKAASDHLARAWHETYGLPVLVTNCSNNYGPRHFPEKLIPLMILNALEGKPLPVYGDGQNERDWIHVEDHARGLVAVLEGGRIGETYLLGGRAVRSNLEVVKTLCAIFDRLRPEAGPHERLITFVTDRPGHDRRYAIDPGKAERELGWRPTRSFEQALEDTVRWYLDNKDWWQPIREGRYTGERLGLTG